Proteins encoded together in one Prunus dulcis chromosome 3, ALMONDv2, whole genome shotgun sequence window:
- the LOC117623500 gene encoding protein JINGUBANG-like, producing the protein MEFNCEKNLWSFMDEERKRIKLPRGDQQQSSSQTNNIHSASSARPSVAASEPSIPTRPMSPGTPWTLSPVRTSPSQPLLYHCIASLHRHEGNIFSITLSKDFIFTGSESSRIHAWKQPDCTEIGYIKAASGQVRAILSSGKMLFTTHGDCKVRIWDASTAENFRPKKITTLPQRNRFLFLSRKSSQQHNDHISCLAYNKEDKLLYTGSWDKTVKAWKINERCCVDSFVAHEGQVNGIVINQEDGCVFTCSSDGSVKIWRRVFGESSHILTMTLKFQLSPVNALALSSSPNTTLLYSGSSDGLINFWEKEKMSGRYNHGGFLQGHHFAVLCLVALGELVFSGSEDATIRVWRREEGNCFHSCIAVIEGHHGPVRCLAVSLETENVVGVKGLLVYSASLDQTFKVWRVKVFPTEKVNMDESAKDPQREIVECETSPVLSPSWVEKKLLGNYFQ; encoded by the coding sequence ATGGAGTTCAATTGTGAGAAAAACCTCTGGAGCTTCATGGAtgaggaaagaaagagaatcaAGTTGCCTCGTGGTGACCAGCAACAAAGTTCATCACAAACCAACAACATTCATTCAGCTTCTTCAGCAAGACCTTCTGTTGCTGCTTCTGAACCATCAATTCCTACACGGCCTATGAGCCCTGGGACACCATGGACACTATCCCCAGTGCGCACCTCTCCCTCCCAACCCCTTCTTTACCATTGCATTGCCTCCCTCCACCGACATGAAGGTAACATTTTCTCCATCACACTATCAAAAGATTTTATATTCACAGGCTCAGAAAGTAGCCGTATTCATGCTTGGAAGCAGCCGGATTGCACTGAAATTGGTTACATAAAGGCTGCTTCAGGTCAAGTTCGAGCCATCTTGTCCTCAGGGAAAATGCTATTCACCACACATGGTGACTGCAAAGTTCGCATATGGGATGCGTCCACTGCAGAGAATTTTAGGCCGAAAAAGATCACAACTCTGCCTCAAAGAAATCGATTTTTGTTCCTTTCAAGAAAGAGCAGCCAGCAGCACAATGATCACATCTCTTGCCTAGCTTACAACAAGGAAGACAAGCTGTTGTACACAGGCTCGTGGGACAAAACAGTCAAAGCTTGGAAGATCAACGAGAGGTGTTGTGTGGATTCATTTGTGGCTCATGAAGGTCAAGTAAATGGGATTGTCATCAACCAAGAAGATGGTTGTGTTTTCACTTGCTCCTCAGATGGCTCAGTCAAAATCTGGAGAAGGGTGTTTGGTGAAAGTTCTCACATTCTGACCATGACTCTCAAGTTCCAGCTTTCGCCAGTGAATGCCTTGGCATTGAGCTCGTCACCGAACACCACCCTCCTCTACTCTGGCTCATCAGATGGGCTTATAAACTTTtgggagaaggagaagatgtCTGGGAGGTACAACCATGGAGGGTTTCTGCAAGGTCATCATTTTGCTGTTCTTTGCTTGGTAGCCTTAGGAGAATTAGTCTTCAGTGGCTCCGAGGATGCAACCATAAGGGTTTGGAGGAGAGAGGAAGGGAATTGCTTCCATTCATGCATCGCTGTCATTGAAGGCCATCATGGGCCAGTAAGATGCTTAGCAGTTTCTTTGGAAACAGAGAATGTGGTGGGGGTGAAGGGTTTGTTGGTTTATAGTGCAAGCTTGGACCAAACTTTTAAGGTATGGAGGGTCAAAGTTTTTCCCACAGAGAAGGTAAACATGGATGAGTCTGCCAAAGACCCACAAAGAGAGATTGTGGAGTGTGAGACAAGTCCAGTGCTGTCACCTTCATGGGTAGAGAAAAAGCTTCTAGGCAACTATTTCCAGTAG
- the LOC117621041 gene encoding uncharacterized protein LOC117621041 — protein sequence MIFNGAVHLAEEYGDLMRRESNIVIEKASKWSHPPVGKFKLNVDAAYIPDMGVGGIGAVIRNEKGEVMVATALPLHTATSPKHAEIMALQFGLNFAWDAGFSSILVESDSQAVVNNLNTDEESFAPKGHLIDDIKRSLQQLENGRRVPLWLESFLIDDTVVSS from the exons atgattTTTAATGGAGCAGTTCATTTGGCTGAGGAATATGGAGATCTAATGAGAAGAGAATCTAATATAGTTATTGAAAAGGCTTCCAAATGGTCTCACCCTCCTGTTGGTAAGTTTAAACTCAATGTAGATGCTGCTTATATTCCTGATATGGGTGTGGGTGGAATTGGTGCTGTCATTAGAAATGAGAAAGGGGAAGTGATGGTGGCTACGGCCCTTCCCCTTCACACTGCCACCTCCCCCAAACATGCCGAGATCATGGCACTTCAATTCGGGTTGAACTTTGCTTGGGATGCAGGCTTCTCTTCTATCCTGGTTGAGTCTGATTCACAAGCAGTGGTTAACAATTTAAATACTGATGAGGAGTCTTTCGCACCAAAAGGGCATCTCATTGATGATATCAAGAGGAGTTTGCAACAGTTAGAGAAT GGTAGAAGGGTTCCCCTCTGGCTGGAGTCGTTCCTTATTGATGATACAGTTGTATCCTCTTAA